A single genomic interval of Dyella sp. GSA-30 harbors:
- a CDS encoding DEAD/DEAH box helicase: protein MQPSDEQPLRSTSALEDSEDVLPGVWSKLLAVPVPPPAHEPGVLGFFLEVMAEEGAAWAHLEVAPALLSVGEQGRFVRPAPLDSKHLAHVPLAPHEQRLAATLLGLPQTLRKSRSYARLSGHVGDVLLAEILDTSPCFLGGLAGLRLSRGKSHQLNWHWQMEKDGSQRLLPAMPTNLRLLRINGLWYLDAERAELGRLDADAEETHWLDLPPLKHEYSQNLRDALPDSRLAHRVPLPQVFGELRKSELAPKPVLTLHALTRHARLAAGTPPLAYARLAFDYAGERLPGRGGEPLVRRVRNGHLVEITRRRAEELSAMEQLERAGLTPGVDTEGLPWDLADTLPEDAWLFPGKGYAGALEVNTPARWLALRPKLEGEGFQLDYNASFPFEVLEGPVRWYGNAVEDADDHAFDLEIGIEVEGKRHNLLPAVAQALAEHQLNLSPSPNEPEDAVWYAPVDERRRVPVRLKELRGLLAPLAEYLERPRKKLHLPRVQAGRLEEIVDALPSGGELQAPEQLRGFTARLRDAAERASDAVPADLTVELRPYQREGLRWLNALAEAGVGGVLADDMGLGKTLQLITHLLALKEQGTLNQPALIIVPTSLIPNWQSEIARFAPGLRVLALHGPQRGGEFGQLGAQDIVLTSYALLPRDVVTLRKQPFSLIVLDEAQQVKNPRTQARRALLTLRAPRCVCLTGTPLENHLGELWSQIDLAVPGLLGDEGAFRRHYRVPIEKQRDTECQDRLNRRLAPFILRRTKAQVASELPPKTEITRRVVLEGRQRELYESLRLSLADELREVIAQRGIAHSGIVVLDALLKLRQVCCDPRLVKLEAARGVRDSAKFELLMDMLPALLAEGRKVLLFSQFTEMLKLIAVELDRRRIRYVTLTGETRDRAEPVRQFQEGEVPLFLLSLKAGGVGLNLTAADTVIHYDPWWNPAAEAQASDRAHRIGQDKPVFVFRLITAGTVEERIEELKARKAELAEAVLEGGGSRERLSFDQGDLDALLAPG, encoded by the coding sequence ATGCAGCCATCGGACGAACAGCCGCTACGCTCTACCTCCGCGCTGGAAGACAGCGAAGACGTGCTGCCCGGCGTGTGGAGCAAGCTGCTTGCCGTACCGGTGCCGCCCCCGGCACATGAACCCGGTGTACTTGGCTTTTTCCTGGAAGTCATGGCCGAGGAAGGTGCCGCTTGGGCGCATCTGGAAGTCGCGCCGGCGCTGCTGTCGGTAGGTGAGCAAGGGCGCTTCGTACGCCCCGCGCCGCTCGATAGCAAGCATCTGGCGCACGTACCGTTGGCGCCCCATGAACAACGTCTTGCCGCCACCTTGCTCGGCCTGCCGCAGACCCTGCGCAAGAGTCGCAGCTACGCGCGGCTGTCCGGCCATGTCGGCGATGTACTGCTTGCCGAAATACTCGATACCTCGCCGTGCTTCCTCGGTGGGCTGGCTGGTTTGCGCCTGTCCCGCGGCAAGTCGCACCAGCTCAACTGGCATTGGCAGATGGAAAAGGACGGCAGCCAGCGACTGCTGCCCGCCATGCCGACCAACTTGCGCCTGCTGCGTATCAATGGCTTGTGGTATCTCGATGCCGAACGTGCCGAACTTGGCCGCCTCGATGCCGATGCGGAAGAAACCCATTGGCTCGACCTCCCGCCGCTCAAGCACGAATACAGCCAGAACCTGCGCGACGCGTTACCGGACAGTCGTCTCGCGCATCGCGTGCCGCTACCCCAGGTGTTCGGGGAGTTACGCAAGTCGGAGCTCGCGCCCAAGCCGGTGCTGACCTTGCATGCATTGACGCGGCACGCCCGCCTGGCCGCAGGTACGCCGCCGCTGGCCTATGCGCGCCTTGCCTTCGATTACGCCGGCGAACGCCTGCCGGGTCGTGGCGGCGAGCCGCTGGTGCGGCGTGTACGTAACGGTCATCTGGTCGAGATCACCCGTCGTCGTGCCGAAGAGCTTTCGGCAATGGAACAGCTCGAACGCGCCGGCCTCACACCGGGCGTCGACACCGAAGGGCTGCCCTGGGACCTTGCCGACACCTTGCCCGAGGATGCCTGGCTGTTCCCTGGCAAAGGCTATGCCGGCGCTCTCGAAGTCAACACGCCGGCACGTTGGCTGGCGCTGCGGCCCAAGCTGGAGGGCGAGGGGTTTCAGCTCGACTACAACGCCAGCTTTCCGTTCGAGGTGCTGGAGGGGCCGGTCCGCTGGTACGGCAATGCGGTGGAAGACGCCGACGATCATGCCTTCGATCTGGAAATCGGTATCGAGGTGGAAGGCAAGCGGCACAACCTGCTGCCCGCGGTGGCGCAGGCGCTGGCCGAGCACCAGTTGAATCTCAGCCCGTCGCCGAATGAGCCCGAAGACGCCGTTTGGTACGCGCCGGTCGACGAACGTCGACGCGTGCCGGTGCGTCTGAAAGAGCTGCGTGGCCTGCTTGCGCCACTGGCCGAATATCTGGAGCGCCCGCGCAAAAAACTGCATCTGCCGCGCGTGCAGGCCGGGCGTCTGGAAGAAATCGTCGATGCGTTGCCGTCGGGCGGCGAGCTGCAGGCACCGGAGCAACTGCGTGGCTTCACGGCGCGTCTGCGCGATGCCGCCGAACGTGCCAGCGATGCGGTGCCCGCCGATCTCACGGTCGAGCTGCGCCCTTATCAACGCGAAGGCCTGCGTTGGTTGAACGCGCTGGCGGAAGCCGGCGTTGGTGGTGTGCTGGCCGACGATATGGGCCTGGGCAAGACGCTGCAGCTGATCACCCACCTGCTTGCACTGAAAGAGCAGGGGACGTTGAACCAGCCGGCGCTGATCATCGTACCGACCAGCCTGATTCCCAACTGGCAATCGGAAATCGCGCGCTTCGCGCCGGGCTTGCGCGTATTGGCGCTGCACGGCCCGCAGCGCGGTGGCGAATTCGGGCAGCTGGGCGCACAGGATATCGTGCTGACCAGCTACGCCCTGCTGCCGCGCGACGTGGTGACGCTGCGCAAGCAGCCGTTCTCGCTGATCGTGCTGGACGAAGCGCAGCAGGTGAAGAATCCACGCACCCAGGCGCGCCGTGCCTTGCTGACCTTGCGTGCGCCGCGCTGCGTCTGCCTCACCGGCACGCCACTGGAAAACCATCTCGGCGAGCTGTGGTCGCAGATCGATCTGGCCGTGCCTGGCCTGCTTGGCGACGAGGGTGCGTTCCGTCGTCACTATCGCGTGCCGATCGAAAAGCAGCGCGACACCGAGTGCCAGGATCGTCTCAATCGTCGCCTCGCGCCGTTCATCCTGCGACGGACCAAGGCGCAGGTGGCTTCCGAGTTGCCGCCGAAAACCGAAATCACTCGCCGCGTCGTGCTCGAAGGCCGCCAGCGCGAGCTATACGAAAGTCTGCGTCTTTCACTGGCCGACGAACTGCGCGAAGTCATCGCGCAGCGCGGTATCGCCCATAGCGGCATTGTCGTGCTCGATGCCCTGTTGAAGCTGCGCCAGGTCTGCTGCGATCCGCGCCTGGTGAAGCTTGAAGCTGCGCGTGGCGTGCGCGATTCGGCCAAGTTCGAGTTGCTGATGGACATGCTGCCGGCCTTGCTCGCCGAAGGCCGCAAGGTGCTGCTGTTCTCGCAATTTACCGAAATGCTCAAGCTGATTGCCGTCGAACTCGATCGCCGACGCATTCGCTATGTCACCCTTACCGGCGAGACACGCGATCGCGCCGAGCCGGTGCGCCAATTCCAGGAAGGCGAAGTGCCGCTGTTCCTGCTGTCGCTCAAGGCCGGCGGCGTGGGCCTGAACCTGACCGCGGCCGACACGGTGATTCATTACGACCCGTGGTGGAATCCCGCCGCCGAAGCGCAGGCCTCCGACCGTGCGCATCGCATCGGCCAGGACAAACCGGTATTCGTGTTCCGGTTGATTACCGCCGGGACCGTCGAGGAGCGTATCGAGGAGCTCAAGGCACGCAAGGCGGAACTGGCCGAGGCGGTGCTCGAGGGTGGCGGCAGTCGCGAGCGGCTGAGCTTCGATCAGGGCGATCTGGATGCGTTGCTGGCGCCGGGTTGA
- a CDS encoding NAD(P)H-dependent glycerol-3-phosphate dehydrogenase, translating into MAVRPTLAVLGAGSWGTALAALAARNGVPTRLWGRDANALAAMAATHRNARYLPDLELPAELTYESDLARALRGADVVLIVVPSHAFAAMLDEIAPLLEPGASITWATKGFEPGTGRFLHELVAEKLPGRSAAVVTGPSFAREVAAGLPSAVTVHSEDDAFAHKVASLLHAPNLRAYSGSDVLGAELGGAMKNVLAVATGVADGMELGLNARAGLITRGMNEMLRLGVALGARPETLMGLSGLGDLVLTCTGDLSRNRRLGLALGRGKAIDEAVREIGQVVESVLTANEVVRLADKHGLELPISRGVHAVLHGEVTPVEGLKALMAREQKPEYPQSLFEKP; encoded by the coding sequence ATGGCCGTTCGACCGACACTGGCCGTTCTTGGCGCAGGCTCCTGGGGCACCGCCCTGGCGGCGCTGGCTGCCCGAAACGGTGTGCCCACGCGCTTGTGGGGGCGCGATGCCAATGCGTTGGCGGCCATGGCCGCCACGCATCGCAACGCGCGCTATCTGCCCGACCTGGAGCTGCCTGCCGAGCTGACCTACGAAAGCGATCTGGCGCGCGCATTGCGTGGCGCCGATGTGGTCCTGATCGTGGTGCCCAGCCATGCGTTCGCGGCGATGCTCGATGAGATCGCCCCGTTGCTTGAACCGGGCGCATCGATTACCTGGGCGACCAAGGGGTTCGAGCCGGGTACCGGCCGCTTCCTGCACGAGCTGGTCGCCGAAAAATTGCCAGGCCGCTCGGCGGCAGTCGTTACCGGGCCGTCGTTCGCCCGCGAAGTGGCCGCCGGGCTGCCCAGCGCGGTCACGGTGCACTCGGAAGACGACGCGTTCGCGCACAAGGTGGCCTCGCTGCTGCATGCGCCGAACCTGCGCGCCTATTCGGGCAGCGACGTACTTGGTGCCGAGCTCGGTGGCGCCATGAAGAACGTGCTCGCGGTGGCCACCGGTGTCGCCGATGGCATGGAACTGGGCCTCAATGCACGTGCCGGCCTGATCACCCGCGGCATGAACGAGATGCTGCGCCTGGGCGTGGCACTGGGTGCGCGTCCGGAAACGCTGATGGGCCTGTCCGGTCTGGGCGATCTGGTGCTGACTTGTACCGGCGATCTTTCGCGCAACCGCCGCCTGGGCCTTGCCCTGGGTCGCGGCAAGGCCATCGACGAAGCGGTGCGCGAGATCGGTCAGGTGGTCGAAAGCGTGCTGACGGCCAATGAGGTCGTGCGCCTGGCCGACAAGCACGGTCTCGAACTTCCCATCAGCCGCGGCGTGCACGCCGTGCTGCATGGCGAAGTGACGCCGGTGGAAGGTCTCAAGGCATTGATGGCGCGCGAACAGAAGCCGGAATATCCGCAGTCGTTGTTCGAGAAGCCTTAA
- the secB gene encoding protein-export chaperone SecB: MADVIANGQANGQANQPQLVLQKIYVKDVSFEAPNAPQIFQEIGETDQPPQVQLNLGHKATSLGNDLYEVTLSLTLTCAVGDRTAYLAEVEQAGLFGIAGFSEPDHAGIIGSYCPNLLFPYARQVISGLVLEGGFPPFLLQPINFDALYAEQQRRMTGGDEAPTLNS; encoded by the coding sequence ATGGCAGACGTTATCGCCAACGGCCAGGCCAATGGCCAGGCCAACCAGCCGCAGCTGGTGCTGCAGAAGATCTACGTCAAGGATGTTTCGTTCGAGGCGCCCAATGCGCCGCAGATCTTCCAGGAGATCGGCGAGACCGACCAGCCGCCGCAGGTGCAGCTCAACCTGGGCCACAAGGCCACCTCGCTGGGTAACGACCTGTACGAAGTGACCCTGAGCCTGACCCTGACCTGTGCGGTCGGCGATCGCACGGCGTATCTGGCCGAAGTGGAGCAGGCCGGTCTGTTCGGCATTGCCGGTTTCAGCGAGCCGGACCATGCCGGCATCATCGGCAGCTACTGCCCGAACCTGCTGTTCCCCTATGCGCGTCAGGTCATTTCCGGCCTGGTGCTGGAAGGCGGCTTCCCGCCCTTCCTGTTGCAGCCGATCAATTTCGACGCGTTGTATGCCGAGCAGCAGCGCCGCATGACCGGCGGTGACGAGGCTCCGACGCTCAACAGCTGA
- the rpmB gene encoding 50S ribosomal protein L28 has protein sequence MARVCQVTGKGVQTGNNVSHANNKTRRRWLPNLHERRFWVASENRWVKLRVSNQALRTIDKKGIEAVIADLRARGEKV, from the coding sequence ATGGCCCGTGTATGCCAAGTCACCGGAAAGGGTGTGCAGACTGGTAACAACGTCTCGCACGCTAACAACAAGACCCGTCGCCGCTGGTTGCCCAACCTGCATGAGCGTCGCTTCTGGGTTGCCAGCGAAAACCGCTGGGTGAAACTGCGCGTCTCCAACCAGGCGCTGCGCACTATCGACAAGAAGGGCATCGAGGCCGTGATCGCCGACCTGCGTGCCCGCGGCGAAAAGGTCTGA
- the rpmG gene encoding 50S ribosomal protein L33, with the protein MANSKQDKIRLISSAGTGHFYTTQKNKKNTPDKFEFKKYDPVVRKHVIYKEGKIK; encoded by the coding sequence ATGGCTAATAGCAAGCAAGACAAGATCCGCTTGATCTCGTCGGCCGGTACCGGCCACTTCTACACCACGCAGAAGAACAAGAAGAACACGCCCGACAAATTCGAGTTCAAGAAGTACGACCCGGTTGTCCGTAAGCACGTGATCTACAAGGAAGGCAAGATCAAATAA
- a CDS encoding prolyl oligopeptidase family serine peptidase produces the protein MPSALPKGFLLTACVLACLPALALAGYDKPPEPLLGVMHAPLPAVPMLDPTRERMLLVEQSQYPPIARVAEPYLKLAGLRIEPANHSRHDASSGYGIRTCLKHFTVEDVASHKQLPVALPADACPGLPQWSPDGHRFAFTNTTRERTELWLGDALTGQAHRVEGVSLNPVMDDAVQWLHSSDSLLVKLVPSNLGPAPKADVAAGPEIKESIEGKGESSSYEARDTLSSPEDEALFDYYATAQLATVDAASGQVRPVGRPGVIAGVSGAPDGEHVLVETLKKPYSYVTTYERFARDVNVVDVRSGQSAVIASLPLADRVPVHGVPTGPRDFEWRDNAPATLIWPEALDQGDWKVNVPHRDKVMMWTAPFSGKPKEVAQTAQRFSGMRWLADGDEPFVYEVDANKRWIHITRINVADPSKPARTVWDYSMDENYNEPGSLMMRQLPTGARVVRQDGDFVYLVGSGGTPQGDRPFLDRYSLSTGRTERLFRSGGDHYESPVAVLDGGQRFITARQSPAEPPNLFMHALGAAMSDAKPGEAAYASTNDAITHIADPTPQVRGIGKRLVTYKRKDGVELSFTLYTPPGYKEGTRLPAVLYAYPLDYADPSKAGQVSGSQQKFDILRGYRLLLLSGYAIIDNASFPIVGDPREAYDTYIDQLVMDAQAAVDKAVELGVVDRNRIGVTGHSHGALMTANLLAHTQLFRAGVATSGSYNKTLTPFGFQNERRSLWQAPKVYEQASAFFHADQIKTPLLLMHGMDDANPGTESIQSPKLFQAIRGLGGTTRLVMLPHEPHWYTAMESNEQEVYEMLTWFDRYVKNAKPAAAVPSKQGAAAP, from the coding sequence ATGCCGTCCGCCCTACCCAAAGGATTTCTGCTCACCGCCTGCGTGCTTGCCTGCCTGCCCGCCCTGGCGCTGGCTGGCTACGACAAGCCGCCGGAGCCGCTGCTCGGCGTGATGCACGCGCCATTGCCGGCGGTGCCCATGCTCGATCCGACCCGCGAGCGCATGCTGCTGGTCGAGCAGTCGCAATACCCGCCGATAGCGCGCGTTGCCGAGCCGTATCTGAAGCTGGCGGGCTTGCGCATCGAGCCGGCCAATCACAGCCGGCACGATGCCTCCAGCGGCTATGGCATTCGCACCTGCCTGAAGCATTTCACGGTAGAGGACGTGGCCAGTCACAAGCAGCTCCCGGTGGCGTTGCCGGCCGATGCCTGCCCTGGGCTGCCGCAATGGTCTCCCGATGGGCACCGTTTCGCCTTTACCAATACCACCCGTGAGCGCACCGAGCTGTGGCTGGGCGACGCTCTGACCGGTCAGGCGCACCGCGTGGAAGGCGTATCGCTCAACCCGGTCATGGACGATGCGGTGCAATGGCTGCACAGCAGCGATTCGTTGCTGGTCAAGTTGGTGCCGTCCAACCTGGGACCCGCTCCCAAGGCGGATGTGGCTGCCGGTCCCGAGATCAAGGAATCGATCGAAGGCAAGGGTGAAAGCAGTTCGTACGAAGCGCGCGATACGCTCTCCAGCCCTGAAGACGAAGCGCTGTTCGACTACTACGCGACCGCGCAGCTTGCTACCGTCGACGCAGCCAGCGGCCAGGTTCGACCTGTGGGTCGCCCCGGTGTGATCGCGGGCGTTTCCGGTGCGCCCGATGGCGAGCATGTGCTGGTCGAAACGCTCAAGAAGCCATACTCCTACGTCACCACCTACGAACGTTTTGCGCGTGACGTTAATGTCGTCGACGTTCGCAGTGGACAATCGGCCGTCATCGCCTCGCTGCCGCTGGCCGATCGTGTGCCGGTTCATGGCGTTCCGACCGGTCCGCGCGACTTCGAATGGCGCGACAACGCGCCGGCCACGCTGATCTGGCCCGAGGCGCTGGACCAGGGCGATTGGAAGGTGAATGTGCCGCATCGCGACAAGGTCATGATGTGGACCGCCCCCTTCAGCGGCAAGCCGAAGGAAGTGGCGCAGACCGCGCAGCGTTTCAGCGGCATGCGCTGGCTGGCCGACGGCGATGAGCCTTTCGTGTACGAGGTGGATGCGAACAAGCGTTGGATCCACATCACTCGCATCAATGTTGCCGATCCGTCCAAGCCTGCCCGCACGGTGTGGGATTATTCGATGGACGAGAACTACAACGAACCCGGCTCGCTGATGATGCGCCAGCTGCCCACGGGTGCGCGCGTCGTGAGACAGGATGGCGATTTCGTGTATCTCGTAGGCTCGGGTGGTACGCCCCAGGGAGACCGTCCGTTCCTCGACCGCTATTCGCTCTCCACCGGACGCACCGAGCGTCTGTTCCGCAGCGGTGGCGATCATTATGAATCGCCTGTCGCGGTACTTGATGGTGGCCAGCGTTTCATCACGGCGCGACAATCGCCGGCCGAGCCGCCGAATCTGTTCATGCATGCACTCGGCGCAGCGATGAGCGATGCCAAACCGGGTGAGGCCGCTTACGCTTCCACCAATGATGCGATTACCCATATCGCCGACCCGACGCCGCAGGTGCGTGGCATCGGCAAGCGTCTGGTGACCTACAAGCGCAAGGACGGCGTTGAACTGTCCTTCACCCTGTACACGCCGCCGGGCTACAAGGAAGGCACCCGCCTGCCGGCCGTGCTCTATGCCTATCCGCTGGACTACGCCGATCCGAGCAAGGCGGGCCAAGTCAGCGGGTCGCAACAGAAGTTCGACATCCTGCGCGGTTATCGTCTGTTGCTGCTCTCGGGCTACGCGATCATCGACAACGCATCGTTTCCGATCGTGGGCGATCCGCGCGAGGCGTACGACACCTACATCGATCAGCTGGTGATGGATGCGCAGGCGGCGGTGGACAAGGCGGTGGAGCTGGGTGTGGTCGATCGCAACCGCATCGGCGTTACGGGCCATAGTCATGGCGCGCTGATGACTGCCAACCTGTTAGCGCATACGCAGCTGTTTCGCGCGGGTGTGGCCACCAGCGGCAGCTACAACAAGACGCTCACGCCGTTCGGTTTCCAGAACGAGCGACGTTCGCTCTGGCAGGCGCCGAAGGTGTACGAGCAGGCGTCGGCCTTCTTCCACGCCGACCAGATCAAGACGCCCCTGCTGCTCATGCATGGCATGGACGACGCCAATCCGGGTACGGAGTCGATCCAGTCGCCCAAGCTGTTCCAGGCGATCCGCGGCCTGGGTGGCACGACGCGTCTGGTGATGCTGCCGCACGAGCCGCACTGGTATACGGCGATGGAATCGAACGAGCAGGAGGTCTACGAGATGCTGACCTGGTTCGATCGTTATGTGAAAAATGCCAAGCCCGCTGCGGCGGTGCCTTCGAAGCAGGGGGCCGCTGCGCCTTGA
- a CDS encoding DUF4166 domain-containing protein, giving the protein MTPLFPTLLGPDAWQALPAPVQRMHGSPVRVVAEGEADIEGASHLVARLLRRLLGLPEPAPRQKLRVVITPDGMQETWARHFVSRRMQSVLSRRVGSGLLYECLGPTTLGFVLRRDGDAIDWSLQHVWAFGIPLPRVCFGSILSRSGCADGRYAFTVDTRLPLIGQLVAYRGWLEIVPDA; this is encoded by the coding sequence ATGACACCCCTCTTTCCCACCCTCCTGGGTCCCGACGCCTGGCAAGCACTGCCGGCACCGGTGCAACGCATGCACGGCTCGCCTGTGCGTGTCGTCGCGGAGGGAGAAGCCGATATCGAGGGGGCATCGCACCTCGTCGCCAGACTGCTGCGTCGCCTGCTCGGCCTGCCCGAGCCCGCTCCACGCCAGAAGCTACGCGTTGTCATCACGCCGGACGGCATGCAGGAAACCTGGGCTCGCCATTTCGTTTCGCGGCGCATGCAATCCGTGTTGAGTCGGCGCGTAGGCTCCGGGCTGCTGTATGAGTGCCTTGGACCCACGACGCTTGGCTTCGTCCTGCGTCGCGATGGCGATGCGATCGACTGGTCGCTGCAGCACGTGTGGGCTTTCGGCATTCCCCTGCCGCGCGTCTGCTTCGGCAGCATCCTCTCGCGCAGCGGCTGCGCGGACGGCCGCTATGCGTTCACCGTCGACACGCGCCTGCCGCTGATCGGACAACTGGTCGCCTACCGCGGCTGGCTGGAGATCGTGCCCGATGCATGA